Genomic DNA from Oncorhynchus nerka isolate Pitt River linkage group LG17, Oner_Uvic_2.0, whole genome shotgun sequence:
ttgcctttacctccctaatcttattacatttgcacacactgtatatagatttttctattgtgtcattgacagtacgtttgtttatcccatgtgtaactctgtgttgtttgtatcgcactgctttgctttatcttggccaggtcgcagttgtaaatgagaacttgttctcaactggtctatctggttaaataaaggtgaaataaaattacattaaaacattttttttttttacattcttcATGACGACATATCATTCATGTTCCTGGGATTTCCTTTCCTCTCTAAGTGCTACTTTTGCTTGGGGTTTGATTGGATGTTCAGAGGCGAGCAAGACAGCTATGTTGTGGGGAGGACGGAGTTATGGGGAGGTTAAAGCGAGTGAGGGCAAAGCATGAGATTGTCttaaaggggagggggagatTGGGGCTAGTTTCCTGGACCCAGataaagcctagtcctggactaagaaGCGtgttcaatggagattctccatttAAAGAAGTTAATTTGTGTCAGGGAAGATATCTGTTAAGTTCGAGAATGTAGATGATATTCCTGGTTTAGTAGTGTGGTTAGTTAAGGTGGTGCAATAGAAACAGTGTGGAGAATGGGAGGTGTGGGGGTAGCGTGGAAGGACATACCTAAGATAACATTTGTCGGTTGATTGTATCCACACTGTCCTGGCACGAGGATGGCCAGCGAGAGCCTGAGGATCCATCAGCTGTGCTGGTGTGATTGATGGTGTCTGAAGGCAGTGTGCTCTGCGGTGCTGGTGAGTCTGATTCTGTATGAGATTGTCAGTAGTCTAGGGACCACTGGCTGTGTGGAAAAGCCTCCCTTTCTTCTACATGTTGTTAATCACGACCCCTCTGGGGAACATTTCCATGTCGTTCACAGCTAAAGCCAACCTTATTCTACACCTTATCCCAAACCAACCGTCTGGTTAAAGCCTGGCTCCTTCACAGTGATAAAGAGTTGATTATATCATTATGCTGCATATCTTTTATGTATCCTTTATTTAAACATTAAAGCCACATTGAGATCGGCATCTCTTTTTCAAGTGAACATATCACATCTCTGCGCATGTGTTTGAATGACATCCTATTTTCTAGGTTCCTTTAAATCCCCTTGTGGTaatactgagtgtgtgtgtgtgtgtgtgtgtgtgtgtgtagtgacagAATGTTAGGCGCCGTGATCAAGCTAGGGATTAGGGTAAGACTGCAGGAGAAGAGAAGTATAGCAACAGAGGGCATATATAGGGCAAATACAGGGGGAGACATCACTTTAGTGCAAAACAAATACCTGTCAATGGCtttgaaggagaggggagggggacatgTAGCGAAAGCTCATAGATGGCTGGGTGTAGGATTGGATGTGTGGGGAGGACAGTCAGAGAGTCATCTCAAAGGCTTTGTGGCTCTCTGTGGCAACCACTTTTCACATTTTAGGAGAAAGGGGGTTGCTACTGTGAATGATGCTGTAAAAGTACAATATGTGGCAGGTTGCATCGGCTAGGACTCTCGGTCTTGTCTCGTCTCTGGACCTGCCACATTGAGAACCAGGGTATCCATCCACAGGTGAACACTGCTGAACTGAGTTAAAGATTGGAGTTTTTTACGTGTTTTCTTACCACGGGCTTTTGCCTGGCCCGTCCATTGAGCTCATTTGGCTTCCAAGGTGTACTGTCTGTCTTTTCCTCCGAAAGAAAGTTTCCTTTGAGTTTGTCATCAGACAGAGAATATTTATACCACCAGTGGGTTTGTTGTTTCTCCTGACTTGAACATACATAGGGGAATCCAGTATGAGACTTGGTCCTGTGtgataaaaatactttaaaaagaAAAGTGTAAAAGGTTTGTGGCCTCTCACATTTCAGGGGTCATAGAACCATACTGAACGGTGTAGTAGGGGAACAAACAGGTCCATATTGGCAGCTGTGGAAGTGTATTTATTTGCACTCAGAGGGGCAGCTGCTCCGACATGAGAGGTGAGGTAGAATCTGTCAGTGACACCCCCCCCCCCGGTCCCTCAACCAATCCCACATCAGGGGGGCGGGAGTCCTGTGTGATGGGCAGGGCAAcatggaggagacacacacagtCTGCAACTAGGAAGTGCAGTGCAGCCCAAACGGGAGATGTAGTGGAGGTTTGGGATGGGTGGAATGACACAACCTAGGTGAGGATCAACCGTCATATGAGGTAAAAGAACAgtattgttttgtgtgtgtacacacagagaggtaggagaggtacACATATACACAGGTAGACAGTTATGTTAACTGTATATGTATATTCAGCAAAATATATATGCATACGGGTTAAGAGAGGTATGTAATCTGATGAGAAGTATATGGAGGTAAACCAGTGAGTATTATGCAGGTACAAAGATACATGTGCATGCAGTTAGACCGGTGTACTCTATACATGTAGTAAGATAGGTATACAGGACTTGTATGTGTGAGGGTAAAGGGTTGCGTATATAAATGCAGGTACTCTTGCACCATTGCACAACAAATTGGATATTGTTTGTATTCATAAATAGGTATGTGTGTTTGCATTGTCATAAAGGGAGGTATATGTGTAACTCTGCACATCAGGGGTGGAAGGGAAGAGTCCAAAAGAGAAAAGTGTGGGGGTACACTTGGTAACTgtcccagtggaggctggtgaggagGCTGGTGAAGAGGGGAGCTGGTTGGAGGGTGGAGCCCCCTGATGGAAGCTCGATTGTGGGACAAAATAAAGTATCTATCTGCCCTCCTCGAGTGATGGGCAGCTCTGAAAAGCTATATCAGTCCATGTACTGTATGAATATGTTTGtctatagtagtgtgtgtgtgttaggtgatGTAGATGTACATCAGTGGCTGTATGTGTGAGGTTTTGTAAAATTGTGTGATTGTGAATGtaagtgtgtatgtttgtgtcaaCCATCTGCCTCTCAGAGTGATTGTCTTCCACTAACACAGAGCTCCATCAGTACCAGTACTCCAACCAGACCTCGTGGGTTTGGGTTTGCATACATGTGCACCAGGTGTATAACAACACAGGAGGAGAACACCGCTCAGGGCTGTTAGCTTCTCTGTTAGATAGAGACGCACAGCGCAGCCATAGACCATCAACTccgaggggggggaggggggcagcTAGAGAACCCCAACTCAGAGAGAGGCCCCACAGCAAGAGAACCCCACTTTAGAGGGGGGCCCCACCCCCCAACTCAAAGTAGGGCCCAGCAGCCACAAGAGCCCCAAGTGCAAATCATCAAAACGGCTATGCAAAAGAAAGCCTTTTTGTTTTTCTCTGTGACTATCCGTGTTGCTGGTGGTGATATTGTGTTtcacaaaatgaggaaaaaggcCAATTGTTACTCCTTTTCTTTCCCCCTCAtaattccccctctctcttctatctcttccaGGTCAAAAGTCAGGGGTCAGTTCATACTTCCTGGTCCTCGAAGACCTCCAGGAAGAGCGGAGGGAAGAGTTCGTTGGGACACTCCACCTTCATGTGGAGGAAGCGGCTGGCGTGGCACGCCCCGATCATCCTCAGATCCGTCACCTTCATCAGCAGCTTGGGCCAGAAGTGGGGAATGTTGTGCTTGCGGTGGTTGATGTAGTGCTCGAAGGCAAGCAGGTACGTCTCCTGGCACTTCTCGATCTTATCTACCGATGTCAGGCCAGAGCGATCTGAGAGGAACGCAAAATACATACCTTTAAagaccaataataataatagagaaATGGTAGAGATATTGAAGCTTGTTCATAAAATGTTACAAACATAGGGAGACCTTCAGTGTGTTCAATACAGTTGTTCTTTGGTCATAAAGTGGTTATGTCTGTTCTTAAAGTGGTTATGTCTGTTCATGAAGTGGTTATGATCCTCTGACGTCCTTCCATTGATTGCCTGTTTTATCTGTTCATAGAGCTTATATGTCTGTTCAAAGCACTTATGTCTTTTCATAGCTATTATGTATGTTCATAGAGTTGTTATAACCTTTCACAGCCTCCTGGCTCCTCACCTGAGCTCATGAGGAGCACAGCCTGCAGCAGGGCCACCTCCGAGTCGTCCAAGTTAAACTGCGCCAGACTCTTGCCCAAATCAAAGATGGCGTCCGACACCACGCCCAGCCCGCCATTCTTCAGCTGCTCCCTCTTCACCGCCATCTCGCCGCTCAGGGTAAGCGTCTCGCTCTCTGGGTCGTAGCGCACGGCGGCACGAAGCGACATGATCTCCATACAGCAACCTTTCAATAGGATGATCTGGTCCTCACAAGgcagctggagggaggagaggagagggagactgtTAGAGTGTACACAACATAAACACAATCAGGTCATCCCATGGCAGTGAGGGGCCTGTTAGGAAACCTATAGTCAGCTGAAGTAGAAAGCACTTAaggtcaagacacacacacacacacacagactgcaggTCTCACAAGGTAACTATAGGGCATATGTACATTATACACACAGCCTGGGAACATAGTGACAGAGATGATGTTACTAAATATCCAGTAATTCTAGCAGCTACCATAACCACAACAGTTAGCGACATTATTCCTCTGCTGGCCAGTGAGACAGTTATTTATAATGATAGTCCAGCTACAGACTACATAACTGGTGAATCACAACCTTTCGGGACTGTTTGTCGGGGACTGTGGATGAAGgtgagtaatgtgtgtgtgtgagaaacagcAGCATTATGTCCTCATTATAGAGCAGTATGAGTCATATAGAGGAGGCAGTGGTGAATATACAATTTAACAAGTGTAATAACGCACGCACGTAGGAatgaacagacagacataccATAACAAACAGTTCTGCTGAAGGAGGAGGTAATCACAGTCAAGTCTGTGTTGATGAGCCCCATtagagacacacagggccaaatgaggacacaggacagagacagacacacacaggaacttacacaaaaacacacaggcacacactacACAAAGCGCTTTAAACCCACCTCTGAGAACATGGTTAGTTTTTTGGCAAAGTCGACGACGCGTGTGATGGCAGGGGTGATGATCTTGGTGAACTCGCTGAAGGCCTCCAGGTCTACCTTGTCTCCGTCTGGGGTGGGAGCCCCGGGGGACTGACCTATGTCCTCAGGCTGGGGGCACAAGATGGCGTCTAATGAAAAGTCCCACTGGGCAAACACAGATCAATCAACCTTCTGGTTTGATATTTCGGTTgtcaccagacctgggttcaaatttaTGCTCATTTAAGAATTTTGTATTTATATACTTATTTTCATTgcatttgagtattttcaaataatgtGGCAGAAATAAACTACTTCTATTTGAAATATGTTTTAATTATTTGTAAATAGTTGTTTCCAAATACATTATTTCAAAAACCCCTAGGACAGACCTGAGTTCAAAATGCATGGAGTATTTAAAAATGTGTACTTGAAATTAAACGTGTGTGTATTTGAGTACTTTCCAagtgtatttccaaatacatttcaaTATTCCACTACCTTTATTttcaaatatacagtaccagtcaaaagtttggacacacctactcattcaagggtttttctttattttttactattttctacattgtagaattaaaagtgaatacatcaaaactatgaaaacaacacatatagaattatgtagtaacccaaTATcttttaaacaaattaaaaaatattttatatttgagattcttcaaagtagtcacccctTGCCTTgccagctttgaacactcttggcattctctcaaccagattcattaagtagtcacctggaatgcattctaATTAACAggggtgccttgttaaaagttaatttgtgtaatttctttccttcttaatgcgtttgagaccatcagttgtgttgtgacaaggtcggggtggtatacagaaaatagccctatttggtaaaataccaagtccatattatagcaaggacaactcaaatatgcaaagagaaacgacagtcaatcattactttaaagacatgaaggtcagtaaatGAGGACAATTCCAAGAACTTTGTCAATAAAACCatccagcgctatgatgaaactggctctcatggggaccgccacaggaaaggaagacccagagttacctctgctgcagaggataagttaattagagttaccagcctcagaaattgcagaccaaataaatgcttcacagagttcaagtaatagacacatctcaacatcaactgttcagaggagactgagtgaatcaggccttcat
This window encodes:
- the LOC115145208 gene encoding thyroid hormone receptor alpha-like, producing the protein MKQHSNWPNGPKRKRKNSTCSLKSMSALSLSVPGYIPSYLEKDEPCVVCGDKATGYHYRCITCEGCKGFFRRTIQKNLHPAYSCKYDGCCIIDKITRNQCQLCRFRKCIAVGMAMDLVLDDSKRVAKRRLIEENREKRKKDEIVKTLQTRPEPDSSEWELIRHVTEAHHHTNAQGSHWKQKRKFLPEDIGQSPGAPTPDGDKVDLEAFSEFTKIITPAITRVVDFAKKLTMFSELPCEDQIILLKGCCMEIMSLRAAVRYDPESETLTLSGEMAVKREQLKNGGLGVVSDAIFDLGKSLAQFNLDDSEVALLQAVLLMSSDRSGLTSVDKIEKCQETYLLAFEHYINHRKHNIPHFWPKLLMKVTDLRMIGACHASRFLHMKVECPNELFPPLFLEVFEDQEV